Genomic segment of Scardovia inopinata JCM 12537:
ATCCAAGTTCTCCCTAGCAACAGCAACAAAAGTCTGCGTCAAAAAAGCGCCATCGAGCCCAAAGGCGTGAATTGCAGCCTTTTGCCCGGCAGCATCCCCATCAAAAGTAAAAATGACCTTAGACCCCCTGGTCGGCCCCACCAGCTGAACGGCGCCTAAAGAATCGTCAGAAATAAAGCGGCGTATTATTTTGGCATGCTCCTGTCCAAAAGCCGTGCCGCAAGTGGCCACAGCCACGTCTACCCCAGCCAGATGGCAGGCCATCACATCGGTATATCCCTCCACAATGACGACCTGGCGTTTATCCACAATATGGGGCTTGGCAATGTCAATTCCATACAAAACCTGATTTTTATGGTAGAGGACAGTGTCAGGAGTATTAATGTACTTGGCCGCAATCCGGTCATCGTCATACAGGCGGCGAGCGCCGAAGCCCAGAGTCCGACCGGTAGAATCCCTGATGGGCCAGGTAGCCCGCCCGCGGAAATAGTCGTACACACTCTGATTCTGCCCTTGCCGGGCAACACCTGCATCAATCATTTCCTGTTGGGTATAGCCTAAAGAAGCCAGATGCCGAACCAACGTGTCCCACCCTTGGGGGGCATATCCGCAGCCAAAGCGTTCACAATCCGCCTGAGTAAAATTTCTTCCGGCTAAAAGTTTCCGGGCAGGCAAGGCTTCGTCTGCAGACAGTTGCGAGGCAAAGAATTTTTGGGTTTGCTCACACACTTCCAAAAGCCGGGATCGGGTCGATCCCTGTCTTTTCTTGGAAGAAGAGCCAGAATCCTCATATTTGAGCTCAATGTGGTATTTATCGGCCAGAAGTTCCACAGCCTGAGCAAAATCAACGTTCTCTTTCTGCTCCACATAGGCAAAAACATCGCCGCCCAAACCGCAGCCGAAGCAGTGCCAGCTTCCCAGGGAGGGACGGATATTAAAGCTTCCGGTTTTTTCCTCATGGAAGGGGCAGAGTCCTACAAATGAGCCGGCTCCGCTGGGTTTAAGGGTTACATCAGCACTGACAATATCATACAGGTCAGCTGCTGAGCGGACAGCCTCAACACTTTCCTTGGTAATATAGCCAGGCATGATTGTCCTTTCCCTGTAAACTCATAGTATTTCCTCTCACGATATGAGAGGAACAACATGGGAGTTTTATTCTATCACTGCACCAGGTGAAGGGGCAGGATCAGCTAACAGAGTATGGAATGCATAGCCAAAGCAGATCCGTCTGTCAGACTTGCTACCTGATCAATGGCTACCCTCAGTCTTTCGCCATCAGTGGATGCCCTATACCAGTCTTCAGCGAAGACTGGTTCCATAGCTTCGCTGATTGTGGGCGAATTCTCCATCATAAGCGAAACCAGATCTTTCACAATGGTCAGCTGCTCCTGATGAAAATCCTCGTGCTCTCTGGGCTCCATAACGAAGTAGGCTGAAATTCCCTTGAGGAGGGTGATCTCATACCAAGTATCTGACGGAACAACCACATGAGCGCTGTAGCGGGTCAGATTACCGGAATCAAACTGTTGTCGGGTCGCCTTTTCTGCCGAGCCTGTGAAATGGCCGATTAGGCGGCTGGTCATATTTTTCAAGGTTGCCAGCGATTGCCGGGAACCGGTGAAATACTCGGGAAAAACCTTCTGAGCTCTCAGCCTGTTCAAAGCGTCGAGAAGCAGGTCAGGATCCCACCGCTGGCCATACCAACGCCGGGTAACCTCAATAATCTCATCCACTACACGGGTATCCCTGAGGGCAAGAGGCTTAAAATAACCGGAAACAATTGCGTCTTCCACATCGTGCACACTGTAGGCAATATCATCGGATAAATCCATAATCTGGCATTCCATGGGCTTTACCCAGGCAGGAGCCCCCTGCTTGAGCCAGCGGAAAGCAGGAAGGTCGTCAGGATAGACACAAAACTTGTTTCCCCTGGGGCCATCAGGATGGTGGGCCCCTTCCTCCCGAGTCCAGGGATATTTGGTGGCTGCATCCAGAGCCGCCCGGGTCAGATTAACTCCGGCGCTAGTGCCATTGGGGTGAAATATTTTAGGTTCCAGCCGGGTCAGGAGGCGGAAAGTCTGGGCATTCCCTTCAAATCCACCGATTTCTTGGGCTATGTGGGCTAGAGCCTTTTCTCCGTTGTGACCAAAAGGAGGATGCCCCAGGTCGTGGCAGAGGCAGGCACAGTCAACCAGGTCGGGATCGCAGCCGAACATTTTAGCCATTTGCCGCCCAACCTGGGCTACTTCCAAGGTATGAGTCAGACGGGTTCTGGCAAAATCATCCGTTCCTGCTACCAGAACCTGGGTTTTAGCCCCCAGCCGGCGCAGGGCAGAAGAATGCACAATCCTGGCCCGGTCACGTTCAAATTCGGTTCTGGATCGGGATTTCTCCGGTTCATTGACCCAGCGTTCCTCATCATGATTGCTATAACCCTCATGGCGAAGAGCAGACTCGGCATCATAGTCAGCCTGATCAGAGGCTGAATTCCCAAGATTTCCATGGTTTTCCAGAGCCGTCATAGTTGGAACTTTAGCAGACTCAGCCTATTTCGCACTCACAAGAAGAACAAAACAGCTCAAAGCAAACAAGACTGATCAAGAAGAGCACAGTCCGACGGCGGCAATACATCATGCGCATGCAGGTATAAGCGGGGAATCCGGTTACGCAGACAGGTAAAAATTTCATAGCTGATAGTGCCGGCAGCTCGTGCCCAATCATCAGCTGTCGGCTCCCCAAACTGCTCTCCCCTGCCCGGGCCGAAGAGTTCCACAGTATCACCTTCGCAGACCCCCAAATCAGAGGCGAATCCCTGCAAATCGAGAATGCACTGGTCCATGCAGACTCGTCCGCTGATATGGACAATCTTTGGCCCCTGGGAAGTCATAATGCGAACAGGGGCCCCTGGATGGTCCACCCCCAAGGAACCAGCCCTGTTAAAACCAGAAGCAGACCGATGAATTCCATCAGCATACCCAACCGGCAAATCAGCTGTGCTGGTTGCCTGTGTAGTCATATAGGTTCGCCCATAAGAAATTGAGTGACCAGCAGGGAGATTTTTAACTGTTCCCAGCTGGGCCTGAACAGTCATGGCTGGTTTTAACCCCCAGTCTGATGCAGTTCCCATGGCCGGATCTGGCTCATATCCATACAAGCCAACGCCAGGCCTAACCAGCTCATAATGAATCTGTGGCCGGGTCAAAGTGGCAGCAGTGTTTGCCAGATGGCGAAGAGAAGGATGAAGTCCTG
This window contains:
- a CDS encoding deoxyguanosinetriphosphate triphosphohydrolase; this encodes MTALENHGNLGNSASDQADYDAESALRHEGYSNHDEERWVNEPEKSRSRTEFERDRARIVHSSALRRLGAKTQVLVAGTDDFARTRLTHTLEVAQVGRQMAKMFGCDPDLVDCACLCHDLGHPPFGHNGEKALAHIAQEIGGFEGNAQTFRLLTRLEPKIFHPNGTSAGVNLTRAALDAATKYPWTREEGAHHPDGPRGNKFCVYPDDLPAFRWLKQGAPAWVKPMECQIMDLSDDIAYSVHDVEDAIVSGYFKPLALRDTRVVDEIIEVTRRWYGQRWDPDLLLDALNRLRAQKVFPEYFTGSRQSLATLKNMTSRLIGHFTGSAEKATRQQFDSGNLTRYSAHVVVPSDTWYEITLLKGISAYFVMEPREHEDFHQEQLTIVKDLVSLMMENSPTISEAMEPVFAEDWYRASTDGERLRVAIDQVASLTDGSALAMHSILC
- the dnaG gene encoding DNA primase — its product is MPGYITKESVEAVRSAADLYDIVSADVTLKPSGAGSFVGLCPFHEEKTGSFNIRPSLGSWHCFGCGLGGDVFAYVEQKENVDFAQAVELLADKYHIELKYEDSGSSSKKRQGSTRSRLLEVCEQTQKFFASQLSADEALPARKLLAGRNFTQADCERFGCGYAPQGWDTLVRHLASLGYTQQEMIDAGVARQGQNQSVYDYFRGRATWPIRDSTGRTLGFGARRLYDDDRIAAKYINTPDTVLYHKNQVLYGIDIAKPHIVDKRQVVIVEGYTDVMACHLAGVDVAVATCGTAFGQEHAKIIRRFISDDSLGAVQLVGPTRGSKVIFTFDGDAAGQKAAIHAFGLDGAFLTQTFVAVARENLDPCDLRIQYGDAAVRSLIADCKPLYDFVIQAAIRSFDAQYTTGQVGAMKAVAPIIARIRDASLVNAYTRKYAGQIGVDIKTLHQEVQTARRRMRIPTIDAYAPRRRAEEDPRYSSQNQDLDYSRPSNRRQLDHNNAVNQDYYRIDDTVFITEQQFFGILIQSPLAVSSAGNADLFQRLSERCFMTPVFKSLFAGLQAAGGLPDEQTPQGLWIHNLTKASGPILEPVINELAVLPLPLSAKNRSSDRHNSGADAAGNQATGGVQTRQPTEAEIKFAQQLLTRLLDADAMRAVGRLKHRMARLPEGEEKIAILNKVVTIESWRKELMAQAYGNTDY